DNA from Sulfurimonas gotlandica GD1:
AACATTGCTAGAGTTACTTGAAGATGAGGGTTATGACCTGACTCTTGCTCAAACTGCTAACGAAGCCGTAGAAGCTACTTACTCAAATGAGTTTGAGCTTATGCTTCTAGATGTAAACATACCTGATCAAAATGGCTTCGAGCTACTGCAGATGCTAAGAAGCTCAGGAAACACAACTCCTTCTATATTTTTAACATCTTTAAATGACATAGCATCTCTGTCTCGCGGTTTTGAAGTCGGTGCAGATGACTATATTAAGAAGCCTTTTGATTTTGATGAGCTTATCATCCGGATACAGGCACTTCTTAGAAAGTCATTTAACGCTAAAAACAATGAAGTGAAGTACAACTCTTTGGTGTATAAAATCTCAACAAATGAATTACTAGATGCAGGAAAGCTTATCCAACTAGCTCCACAAGAGCAGAAGCTACTCTCCCTGCTCTTTAAACGCATAGATGAGACCATAACGAAGCAAGAACTTCTTCACGAGCTAGACAGCGTAAATGAATCTAGTGAAGGCGCTTTGAGAGTCTACATAACAAAACTAAGAAAAGTTGGTTTAGAGATTCAGACCATCAAGGGAACAGGATACAGACTTGTTAAAGCATGAGAAAAAAGCGTTTATAAAGTTCTTTGCCACATACTTTGGCAGTGTAGCCATCCTTATCTTGGCGTCAGGGTTCTTTTACTTTGAAGAACAGAAGCAGATGCTGATAAAAAAAGAGCATTTTTCTATGATAGATCATATTAGACAGTTTAAGATGAAACTTCCGATGCCAAAAAACAGCTCCATTACATATGAGATACTTGATATAAAAATACCCGACTTCAACATGAACAACTTTACCATCAAGGAGAGTTATTTTGAAAAGTATATGCCATATAAATGGGAAGGTGGTTATATACTTGTCAAAAAAGACAAAAGTGAGTTTTACAAGAATCTTTTTTCTGTTAAACTAAATATTATATCTGCTCAAATACTTTTACTTTTGCTCTTTGCAACACTCAGTTATTTTCTTGCTCTTCGCGCGCTCAGACCGATGCAAGAAGCAATCGTAAAACTTGATAATTTCTCAAAAGACCTCATTCATGACTTAAACACACCTCTGACTTCCATTCTTTTAAATATGAAACTCCTGGAGAAAAACAGCGATTTTGATGACAGCAAGCCACTTAGCAGAATCAAAAAGAATGTTGAAAACATCTCGGAGCTTCACAACAATCTAACTACCCTGCTTCAAGAAGATACGATGCTTGTCAGCGAGCAAAACATTGTCAAAATCATTGAAGATGTTGTTTTAACTCATCAAAAAATATATACGCATCTAGAGTATGAGATAGAGCTAAAAGAGTTTTATGCCTCTGTAAATCAAAATGCTTTTACCCAAGTTCTTATAAATCTCATCTCAAATGCGAGTAAGTACAACAAAGAAAATGGTTATATAAAAATCTACTCTATCAATAGGGTTTTATATATTGAAGATAATGGTGTCGGGATTAAAAATCCAAGTGAGATATTTAACCGCTCTTACACAGAACAAAAGAGCGGAACAGGCATAGGTCTGGATATTTCAAAACGTCTCTGTGAAGCTATGGATATAGAGATATATGCTACTTCAGAAACAGGAGTTGGTACTACTGTCAGTTTGAAGTTTAAAAACTAAAAACTGTAAGTAATATCCGCAAAGATTCTATCGTTATCTCTGATGGCTTTCATAAGTGGCTTATCGCCATCTATGTACTCAACTATCCCAGCATTTAAGCCTATAGCATTAGCTACTTCATACTCTATCCAGACTCTAGCAAAGCCGCCGTTTTGCCAGCTTGAACCAAAGATGCTAAGAAGTGCTGTAGCGTTCAGAGAATCATTGTAAAAGCTTCTTGTTGCACGCAGAGCCGTTTGCACCTCATCTTCATCAACGTAGTCAGGTCTTGGTACGACTTTTGACATCTGTGCTTCGTAGTCAAATATATGTCTATTTGCTACCTCAACAGAAAGTACAGTGTCTTTTATACCCATATAGTCAAAACCAATAAGTGCATCTAGGCGACTCTTGGCATCTCTAGTAGAGTTATATTTTACACCATCAAGAAGAGCTACTTCACTCTTTAAGAGCCAACTCCCAGATGCTATATTTATAGCAGAGCCCAGCATCTGAATTTTAGTGACTTTACGAGTCATAGTGTCAGGGTCTATATGCCATTTCTGATCAAGTACGTCAGCAGCGTAAAAAGAAAGATCCCATCCTGAAAAAACACCGTTTGCTCCAAAAGCATATTGCATATTATCCCATGATGTGTTTGGGGTCTCTAGTTCTAAAAATGGGTTTGGCGCTATAGGGAAAATAGCATCTACAGGAAAATATTCACTTCTAGCAGGTGCTTCTATCATGATACGGTTCTCAGGGATAATCATAGCGGAGAAGTTCCATACACCATAGTAATAGTCAAACTTAAACATTCCAACACTTAGTCTAAGATCTTCAATATCCGTCATAGCTGGTGTACGATTATCAAGAGGGTTAATTACATCTGTGATTCTAATGCTGTCTGACTTACCCCATACAACTATCTGTCGCCCTATCTTAGCATCTAGAGCTGATGTTATCTTTCCTTGTACATAAGTGTCGTCAAGTCTAAGTTGAGTTTTGTAAGCATCTAGTATGTCATCGCTATAGTTATTTGTAGAGTGTATGTCATATATAGCATCGTAGAAAGCATCACCGCTAACTTTTAGTTTCCAGTTATCTGATAGTTTTGCATCCAGCTCTAAAGATAGTGAACTCTGAGCTTGATTTATACCTGAATACTCTATGCCATCAACTTTGTGTTCTTTATAACCAACAGAAGCCTTAAAAGCTAAATCTCCGCTTATGGTTACTCTATTTTGTTCTTTTACCTTAGTCGTTTCTTTTTTAGTATTTGGCGCAGTTTGTACTTCATCATCAAAGCCTGCAAGGTCCGCATCTGAACCACTACTCTTTTTTACAACTACCTCACTGTCAAATCCACTTAGATCATCTTCTATGCTCTCCTTTGCATGTACAACACTAGATGCTAAACTAATAGAGATAAAAGAAGATAAAAGAACTTTGCCAAGCATCTGCTATAGTCCTTTCTCTAATGTGCGCGTAGTAAAAAATGATTCTTCTAAGTTTTGATTGTATTTAATATCTGAAAATTCAAAGATAGTCTTATGTAGAGTATTCTTACCCTTCTTGGTAACCATCTGCATCTTTTTAGTTGTCCAGATGCCATCAATCTCTTCTAAAGAAAGTATTTTCATATATTTTAGTTTTTCTCCTATCTTTATGTAGTTAAGAGCTTGGACTATTACGAAATTATCTTGACGTATAAACACTATAGATTTTGTATATCCTGTTTCATCTATGGTTTTTGTACTCTTTGGAGTTACTAGCATCTGCCAAGTTTTATGTCCATCTACCATAGGCTCTTTCATAACTTCATATGTATAATCCTCTACATTTCTAGATGTCATATCTGAGTATGTAAAATCACTGCCCATAAAAGATGAACTCTTATCACTAGATGCTATTCTTTTTACCTTTTTCAGCTCTGGAAGATACAACCACTGGTCATCGTCTTTGCTTGAGTTCTCATAATCATAAGTTAAAAAAGCAGTATTTCTAACATCAGCAGGAGCTAAAAAAAACATTATCTTTAACTTGTCCTCACCTTTGTCTTTTGTATAAGTTTTTAAATCCCGAACCCTTTCGTTATCGTTCTTATCAATAAGAATCATTTTCATGTTTGATGTAGAGTTGTCTCCATCATTTCTGTCATGTACTTTTTGTGCTATCTCTTGTCCTGTAATAGCCAATAGTGAACTTATAGTTAAACTAGCTATCAATAGTGTCTTTAAAATCATTTGTTATCCTTTGTTATTAGTGTAAGAAGTGCGGGACCTAGTATTATGTTTGATATAAGCGCTATTGTTATCGATCCGCCTGCTAGTATCCCAAAGTTTATAAGATTGCTTAGAGATGCAAACATATAGACAAAAAAGCCTAAAGAAAGAACAACACTCGTAGCAACAAGTGCGCGACCTGTTCCTGTCATAGTTCTAACTACAGACTCTCTAGTTCCAAGACCCTGATGGTGATATCTGGCAAAGTTATGGAAAAAGTGAACTGTATCATCAACTGATAGTCCTATCACTATGGCACCGACCAGCATCGTAAACATATCTAGCGGCATATCTACTATAGCCATAAATCCTAGAGCCATTATTACTGGTAGAACGTTTGGTATCATGCTTGTCAATCCTATCTTAATACTTCCAAGAAGAATCATCATCATGATAGCTATCAGTATAAATGCCGTTATATAGCTAGTAGCCATTGATGTCATAGCAGCAGAGAGAGTTCTTTGAAAAAGTGGAACCATACCTGTAATGGTAATCTCTACACTATCTCCAAGCTCACTCTTCATCAAACCAGTAAGCTCTTGTGAAAGTTCCTCATACTCTCCTGCCTCCATCCATGGCAGTTTAAAAGTAATACGAGCTTTTGAAAATGCAGAGTCAACCAAATCTTCCAGATCATCGCTTCCGCTGTTTTCAAAAAGTAAAAACTCCTGAGGAATCAAAGCATCGTTATCAGTAATAACATAATACTCTTGAGAGTTCTTATGCAGTGCTCTATGAATCTCTTTTAAGACTTCTGCTACACTCCAGCCTTTTCCTACGAAATATTTATCATTCTCAATTGCTTCAGCCTTACGAACAACAGAGTCTATCTTATTTAAAAGCTCTGAACTATAAAGGCCATTCTCTTTTTTTGTGTCAACTATTACTTCCATAGTAACAGAACCCCTTAGCTCTCTGTCCACTACTTCTGTAGATAGTTTAATTGGTGAGTTGTCAGGTTGCCAGCTAAGCGGGTCGTGCTTAAACTCAACCTTAGATGCTGCGTAAACAGAAAGAACAATTATTACAACACTTACGCCAACTATTGTTTTGGCATGATCAACACTAAAAATAGCTATACGACTCAGCAGCGCATCCATCTTTTTTGTATTTTCTATATGTTTTTGTTTTGCTTGCTTTATAGGTAAAACGGCTAATATTGCAGGCAATGTAATTATTGTATTCATAAGAGCTATCATTACACCAACAGCTGCAAATAGGCCTAAATCAGCAATAGGTGCAATAGCAGCAGTAGAAAATGACAACAACCCAGCTGCAGTTGTCAGAGATGTCATGATAATAGCTAGGCCTGAGTGCCCAAGAGAGTATGATATAGCCTTGTTCTTATCACCATTATCGTTATAGTGTTTGAAGAACATTGCCAGCAGATGCACAACTGCCCCGATGCCAACTGCAAGCAAGAATGATGGAAGAATCTGCGTAGGAATAGTTATTGGCGTTCCAACCAAAGCCATTGTACCCATAGTAGTTAAAAGTGAAAGAGCTACTATAAAGATAGGTAAAAGCACAGCACTCGCTCTACGAAACACTACAAAAAGAAAAATCATCATCATAAGAAGAACAAGTTTTACAAATTTTTGCATATCTTTTTGAACTGCACGCTTGTTAAAGTCATTTACTGCAAGAGAACCAGCTATAAATACATCAAAACCATCAGAGCTAAATTTCTTAGCTATCGTTTGAGCAGCTTCAACCATCTCGCTCTTAGAACTATCTTTAAGAAACTCTAACTTTGGCTGCTCTTTAGCATCACTAAAACCATCAAGATCATTTACTGATGTTGAACTTTCATACGCACTTGGTTCCAGTATTACAGTAGTTAGGGTTAGATCTTGGCTCAGAAGAAGATTTTTATACATAACATTGTTAACTGCTAGATTCTTCTTTAACTCTAGTTCTTCTTTGTTTTTTGGAAATTCTTGAAAAAGATCTTCAACTATAAGTCTATCCTTTTCACCTCTAGTGTTTCTGGCATTTATAAGTGAAGTTATATCATTTAGGTGTGGGATGTTGTTTTCTAACTCCAGATGCAACTCTTGAAGTTTTTTTAAAAAAGCAGGTTCGAAAATATCTTTACCTCTAACGACAACCATGATTTTTTCATCTTGACCGAACTGTTCTTTAAAAGCCTCATATTTGACCAAAGCTGGATCGCTATCGTGCAAAAAGCCTTCTGTTGAAGTGTCTATGGTGATTTTTGGAAGATTTGATATAAGAGCTATACTAAATATCAAAACAAGAAAGATAATTTTTATTGGATTTTGGGTGATTTTATCACCCATAGCTTCCAAAGAAGCTTCTGTTTTACTACGCCAGTTCATATATACCCCTATAGAAATAATACCCAATAGTATTATTTCTATATTAGGGGAATGTTAAGACTAGTCTTCTTCTTCAAATCCGAAGTCTTCGTCGTCATCGCCTTTTTGAGCTTCTAAAATATCATCTATAAGTTCTTTAGCTTCTTCTTCATCGATGTCACCAGCTTTAATATCTTCTAGTACATCTTGCAAGTCAGCTTTAAACTCACGAAGCTCTTCTATTTCTTCTTTTGCATCTTCACTTGCATCTTTATTATCAGCTATCTCTTCAAAAATCTCATCTAATCTTTCATCAATATCTGGGATAACACTTTTTGTAAGAAGTTCTTCTAATTTTTCTACATTAGACATTTTTTTTCCTTGAATAATTTGTAGCATCATACTAAAAAAAGGCAAAAATTTTAATAAATTATAGTTTTTTGTCGATATTAGTCTATCGTAAATCAAGGAATATCATCATGTTAGTTTGGTTATTGGTATTTTTATTGCTAGTGGTGATTAGTTATGTTGTTTATAGGGTATCGTTTTCTGCAAAAGAAGTGGACTCAAGCAGTAGTAATCAGCATTATACTTTCAAAATATAAGAAGAGAATTATGGCTATAAGAAATAATCACGTATTTAAAGGGCACAAAACACTACTAGGAAGCAGGTATGTAACTTACGCAGAAGTTGAATTACCTCTGAAATATGAACTATTTTCCAAATCAAAAGATGGGTTTGATTGGGGACACAATGGTTCTGCATCTATTCAGCTCGCATTTTCTATACTTCATCAACTAAGTGATGTCGAGTTTGCTACAAAACATGCTCCGGAATTTTGTCAAGACGTTATAAGGTCATTACATTCTAGAGACTGGATACTTAATGCCTCTGATGTTGTGGATTGGATAGAAAAGAACTCAGAAGACTATCAAAAAATATATACTGAATCAAGAACTATGAGTATGGTAAGACCACCGCTAAAAGCTAAAAAAGTAAAAAGAAATGTTGTTAAAGATGTGTGTCGAG
Protein-coding regions in this window:
- a CDS encoding outer membrane lipoprotein-sorting protein, translated to MILKTLLIASLTISSLLAITGQEIAQKVHDRNDGDNSTSNMKMILIDKNDNERVRDLKTYTKDKGEDKLKIMFFLAPADVRNTAFLTYDYENSSKDDDQWLYLPELKKVKRIASSDKSSSFMGSDFTYSDMTSRNVEDYTYEVMKEPMVDGHKTWQMLVTPKSTKTIDETGYTKSIVFIRQDNFVIVQALNYIKIGEKLKYMKILSLEEIDGIWTTKKMQMVTKKGKNTLHKTIFEFSDIKYNQNLEESFFTTRTLEKGL
- a CDS encoding response regulator transcription factor — encoded protein: MARILLVEDDQILSETLLELLEDEGYDLTLAQTANEAVEATYSNEFELMLLDVNIPDQNGFELLQMLRSSGNTTPSIFLTSLNDIASLSRGFEVGADDYIKKPFDFDELIIRIQALLRKSFNAKNNEVKYNSLVYKISTNELLDAGKLIQLAPQEQKLLSLLFKRIDETITKQELLHELDSVNESSEGALRVYITKLRKVGLEIQTIKGTGYRLVKA
- a CDS encoding sensor histidine kinase, with the translated sequence MLKHEKKAFIKFFATYFGSVAILILASGFFYFEEQKQMLIKKEHFSMIDHIRQFKMKLPMPKNSSITYEILDIKIPDFNMNNFTIKESYFEKYMPYKWEGGYILVKKDKSEFYKNLFSVKLNIISAQILLLLLFATLSYFLALRALRPMQEAIVKLDNFSKDLIHDLNTPLTSILLNMKLLEKNSDFDDSKPLSRIKKNVENISELHNNLTTLLQEDTMLVSEQNIVKIIEDVVLTHQKIYTHLEYEIELKEFYASVNQNAFTQVLINLISNASKYNKENGYIKIYSINRVLYIEDNGVGIKNPSEIFNRSYTEQKSGTGIGLDISKRLCEAMDIEIYATSETGVGTTVSLKFKN
- a CDS encoding DUF1302 family protein, which produces MLGKVLLSSFISISLASSVVHAKESIEDDLSGFDSEVVVKKSSGSDADLAGFDDEVQTAPNTKKETTKVKEQNRVTISGDLAFKASVGYKEHKVDGIEYSGINQAQSSLSLELDAKLSDNWKLKVSGDAFYDAIYDIHSTNNYSDDILDAYKTQLRLDDTYVQGKITSALDAKIGRQIVVWGKSDSIRITDVINPLDNRTPAMTDIEDLRLSVGMFKFDYYYGVWNFSAMIIPENRIMIEAPARSEYFPVDAIFPIAPNPFLELETPNTSWDNMQYAFGANGVFSGWDLSFYAADVLDQKWHIDPDTMTRKVTKIQMLGSAINIASGSWLLKSEVALLDGVKYNSTRDAKSRLDALIGFDYMGIKDTVLSVEVANRHIFDYEAQMSKVVPRPDYVDEDEVQTALRATRSFYNDSLNATALLSIFGSSWQNGGFARVWIEYEVANAIGLNAGIVEYIDGDKPLMKAIRDNDRIFADITYSF
- a CDS encoding DUF6166 domain-containing protein yields the protein MAIRNNHVFKGHKTLLGSRYVTYAEVELPLKYELFSKSKDGFDWGHNGSASIQLAFSILHQLSDVEFATKHAPEFCQDVIRSLHSRDWILNASDVVDWIEKNSEDYQKIYTESRTMSMVRPPLKAKKVKRNVVKDVCRELSITQKNLAEILEVPEGTVSSWAVKNEIPRLGKKAIEFYIQNRKNQEVVDSYKNFVKLLQSA
- a CDS encoding efflux RND transporter permease subunit; protein product: MNWRSKTEASLEAMGDKITQNPIKIIFLVLIFSIALISNLPKITIDTSTEGFLHDSDPALVKYEAFKEQFGQDEKIMVVVRGKDIFEPAFLKKLQELHLELENNIPHLNDITSLINARNTRGEKDRLIVEDLFQEFPKNKEELELKKNLAVNNVMYKNLLLSQDLTLTTVILEPSAYESSTSVNDLDGFSDAKEQPKLEFLKDSSKSEMVEAAQTIAKKFSSDGFDVFIAGSLAVNDFNKRAVQKDMQKFVKLVLLMMMIFLFVVFRRASAVLLPIFIVALSLLTTMGTMALVGTPITIPTQILPSFLLAVGIGAVVHLLAMFFKHYNDNGDKNKAISYSLGHSGLAIIMTSLTTAAGLLSFSTAAIAPIADLGLFAAVGVMIALMNTIITLPAILAVLPIKQAKQKHIENTKKMDALLSRIAIFSVDHAKTIVGVSVVIIVLSVYAASKVEFKHDPLSWQPDNSPIKLSTEVVDRELRGSVTMEVIVDTKKENGLYSSELLNKIDSVVRKAEAIENDKYFVGKGWSVAEVLKEIHRALHKNSQEYYVITDNDALIPQEFLLFENSGSDDLEDLVDSAFSKARITFKLPWMEAGEYEELSQELTGLMKSELGDSVEITITGMVPLFQRTLSAAMTSMATSYITAFILIAIMMMILLGSIKIGLTSMIPNVLPVIMALGFMAIVDMPLDMFTMLVGAIVIGLSVDDTVHFFHNFARYHHQGLGTRESVVRTMTGTGRALVATSVVLSLGFFVYMFASLSNLINFGILAGGSITIALISNIILGPALLTLITKDNK